The Xylocopa sonorina isolate GNS202 chromosome 11, iyXylSono1_principal, whole genome shotgun sequence genome includes the window acggtacccatcacaatgcGGACCCTGTTTTTCCGGGTAACTATACCTTTATTCCTCTTTtgttttaataaaataattcaCTTCGTTTCCGTTTAATCGTAAGTAGTAATTGGACGAATTtattaattgaaaaataattttagCTACAATGCGGAAAAATTGGCCACAGGAGAGATGACATCCTTTTGTAAAAAAATCGCCATACAACAAAGCATACCCGGTAAGAAAGacagaaagaaagaaatttcgatcgaattttttttaatattcttaAGGCTTGGGTCGTTGTTTTATTTAACTATTTAATTTCTACCTCCCTTTTCGCAGAAATAAACAGTATGAATAATTACATGATTTTTATATCACTCGGTGCAATTGTGACAGTATGCGTCACTGTTCTCATTCTTCGCTTATTCTTCAGGCAACGTGAGTAATAAATCTGGAATagttataaatgtttataacaaATATATGTGATTTAGAAATTGATATGTAacgataaagtatattctattttattataGGATCGTTAAGACAGCAAGGCAGTAATTCGAATCGATGTGATATTGTTTCCACGACGGAACCAACTGCCCCGCCATTAGAAAATAGTAAGTAACAACGATCGCTAAAAATATGTTTATTTAGCACTGAAGCACGTAACTTGTGTGTCATTTAATGCACATCATTCGAATTAAAAGAAGATAATATGTTTTTCACCGTGACACTAAATTGGCACCAAATCGTTTATTATTAATGGTAGATTAGAAGCTTGCAATTCAGTAATAGCCTGCTCTTCTTCGATCTACATATTTTGTAGTAGAAAAAAAGCTCGATAGATTTACGACATTACAATGTAAGATACGAGCACTGTGGTTTCTACATTTTAAATTCTCGCTTTTTGACACTTCCATGTATGCTTTGAAGATATACTAACCGTGATTTATAAACGGTTAATGTATTTTTGATACGAAAGAGACAATTATTTCGTTACAGTATTCCTACCTACTTGAACGCTGAATTAACAATGCGGGCTGTTCAGAACGCGGTAATAATGTGTATAGAATTATGTATGTTACATCGACGATTTTAATACGATAtcttctgcatgatttctttaTAAATTGTGCTGTTTACAGGTCCTTTCATCAACCACGGACAAGAATCAAGTCGCGTaccatttaataataataaaaatttaaaaGATAAGAATAATCTCGTACGCGCTACTGGTTTTTTGTCTCCAAACTGGGTTCGCCCGAATCCAAATTATGAAAACAATCTAAGTAACGAAAACATGAATGCAGTAGGGCAATTGCATCCCAGATCTGAAGTGTCAAGTAACGATCATTCTAACAATTGGTCCCCGGAGTAAGTGAATATTTAATGTCTCACAAAACATGTTTACGGTTATTAATATTTGTTATAATTTATGATTGCTATATcattttgttttataagtacATATATTTGCAGGCAATTAACAGTTGAAGTTACAGGTGCACATGTCAGATATCAAATAGAACAAGCAGATAATAGTTTGAATACAATATTAGCTCAAACGAATAATACTTCCTCGACCCAAGAAGACAatgacaacaacaacaataataataataacaataacggCTCAACATCTGAATCGAATAGTGCTCAAAATGGCAGTGAACGCACACAGCCATCCAACATTTTGATTTCTCAAAAAATATCTATGAATGTCAATGTAGTCAATGGTAATTGATGATCACGAAAACATAAATAACTCGCGATTAAGTTATTATAAATAGAGCAAACGCCTTGTGCAAATGAAGCGACATCAACCATACTTGGTAAAGTTttgcataattatttaattaggCAGATTTAATAGCATCACTCTCAAAAATCAGCACAAAGTTAAGTCTTAATCATGATTTCATGATATATTGGAGCAGCAAttcgtatttaaaaaaaaagaaattaaaaatcGTTGAATTTTAGGACAGTCACTAAACAGGGTCTAGTCAATAAGTGGTTTAAATAGttgactgtcaatattcatcatCAAATAACTTATTACATGATATCTAATTGTAAGATTTTTCTCCCACTCTCTGTATATTTCTCGCTCTCTTTCTTAATTTTATTCGTGGCttttaaattttcaaagtaTAATTTTAACCAGTTTTCTGTCTCAATTAATAATGAATTCTGATTTTTCAACTAATAGTATTCTCGCCTTGCACATTTAATGTTACTCATCAATTTTAACAATCAACAATCTAGATCAGACGAAAGAGCGAATGAATCTCTTGAATACAATACATGAAAGTATCATGTCAAAGAAAGTGTAAATGATGTTTATATCATTTAGTAACAATTTAATGTCAATAGCCGTTTTTAGTATTAAATAACATGTtcttgttatttttttttttgtaataatGTTTAAGAACATTGTGTCTTATATTTAGTAAAAGCATGATCTCTTTTTGTAATTGGTATAATCTCTGATAATTATAGTGATAGTAAATCATCACGAGATTGGAAATCTAAACTGCTCAATATTTTGTAAACATAAAGTTTGCAAACActaaaaataaattgtaaaaaaCATCatgtaaa containing:
- the LOC143428936 gene encoding uncharacterized protein LOC143428936, whose translation is MATTEERFCHDDTDCSEKQYCYQTSERCVNYTQCSLYNRHENSEIKSRYPSQCGPCFSGYNAEKLATGEMTSFCKKIAIQQSIPEINSMNNYMIFISLGAIVTVCVTVLILRLFFRQRSLRQQGSNSNRCDIVSTTEPTAPPLENSPFINHGQESSRVPFNNNKNLKDKNNLVRATGFLSPNWVRPNPNYENNLSNENMNAVGQLHPRSEVSSNDHSNNWSPEQLTVEVTGAHVRYQIEQADNSLNTILAQTNNTSSTQEDNDNNNNNNNNNNGSTSESNSAQNGSERTQPSNILISQKISMNVNVVNGN